The Salmonella enterica subsp. houtenae serovar Houten genome has a segment encoding these proteins:
- the glyS gene encoding glycine-tRNA synthetase subunit beta, producing MSEKTFLVEIGTEELPPKALRSLAESFAANFTAELDNAGLAHGNVEWFAAPRRLALKVAHLAESQPDREVEKRGPAIAQAFDAEGKPSKAAEGWARGCGITVDQAERLKTDKGEWLLYRAHVKGESTEVLVPNMVATALAKLPIPKLMRWGASDVHFVRPVHTVTLLLGDNVIPATILGIQSDRVIRGHRFMGEPEFTIDNADQYPQILLERGKVIADYEQRKAKIKADAEEAARKIGGNADLSESLLEEVASLVEWPVVLTAKFEEKFLAVPAEALVYTMKGDQKYFPVYDNAGKLLPNFIFVANIESKDPQQIIAGNEKVVRPRLADAEFFFNTDRKKRLEDHLPRLQTVLFQQQLGTLRDKTDRIQALAGWIAGQIGADVNHATRAGLLSKCDLMTNMVFEFTDTQGVMGMHYARHDGEAEDVAVALNEQYQPRFAGDDLPSNPVACAVAIADKMDTLAGIFGIGQHPKGDKDPFALRRAALGVLRIIVEKNLALDLQTLTEEAVRLYGDKLTNANVVDDVIDFMLGRFRAWYQDEGYTVDTIQAVLARRPTRPADFDARMKAVSHFRTLDAASALAAANKRVSNILAKSDETLNDIVHASVLKEAAEIELARHLVVLRDKLQPYFADGRYQEALIELAALRAPVDEFFENVMVNAEEKDVRINRLTLLSKLRELFLQVADISLLQ from the coding sequence ATGTCTGAGAAAACTTTTCTGGTGGAAATCGGCACTGAAGAGCTGCCGCCAAAAGCCCTGCGCAGCCTGGCGGAGTCCTTTGCTGCGAATTTTACTGCGGAGCTGGATAACGCTGGTCTCGCGCACGGTAACGTTGAATGGTTTGCCGCCCCGCGTCGTCTGGCGCTGAAAGTGGCGCACCTTGCTGAATCTCAGCCCGATCGCGAAGTCGAAAAACGTGGTCCGGCGATTGCTCAGGCGTTCGACGCCGAAGGCAAACCGAGCAAAGCGGCAGAAGGCTGGGCGCGCGGCTGCGGGATTACCGTTGACCAGGCCGAGCGTTTGAAGACCGACAAAGGCGAATGGCTGCTGTATCGCGCCCACGTGAAGGGCGAAAGTACCGAAGTGTTGGTGCCAAACATGGTTGCTACCGCTCTGGCGAAACTGCCCATTCCAAAGCTGATGCGCTGGGGCGCGTCTGACGTGCACTTCGTGCGTCCGGTGCATACTGTAACCCTACTGTTGGGCGATAACGTCATTCCGGCGACCATTCTGGGGATTCAGTCCGATCGCGTGATTCGCGGTCATCGCTTTATGGGTGAGCCGGAGTTCACCATCGACAATGCCGATCAGTACCCGCAAATTCTGCTGGAGCGCGGTAAAGTCATTGCCGATTATGAACAGCGTAAAGCCAAAATCAAAGCGGATGCAGAAGAGGCGGCACGCAAGATTGGCGGCAATGCTGACCTGAGCGAAAGCCTGCTGGAAGAGGTCGCCTCGCTGGTGGAATGGCCGGTAGTATTGACGGCGAAATTCGAAGAGAAATTCCTCGCCGTGCCTGCCGAAGCGCTGGTGTACACCATGAAGGGCGACCAGAAGTATTTCCCGGTTTATGACAACGCGGGCAAGCTGCTGCCGAATTTTATCTTCGTCGCCAACATCGAGTCGAAAGATCCGCAGCAAATCATCGCGGGTAACGAGAAGGTGGTGCGTCCGCGTCTGGCGGATGCTGAATTCTTCTTCAATACCGACCGTAAAAAACGTCTGGAAGACCATCTGCCGCGTCTGCAAACCGTGCTGTTCCAGCAACAACTGGGCACGCTGCGCGATAAGACCGACCGTATTCAGGCGCTGGCGGGCTGGATTGCCGGTCAGATTGGCGCTGACGTCAACCACGCCACTCGTGCGGGCCTGCTCTCCAAGTGCGACCTGATGACCAATATGGTCTTCGAGTTCACCGATACGCAGGGCGTGATGGGGATGCACTACGCGCGCCATGATGGCGAAGCGGAAGATGTTGCCGTGGCGCTGAACGAACAGTATCAGCCGCGTTTTGCCGGTGATGACCTGCCGTCTAACCCGGTAGCCTGCGCGGTGGCGATTGCCGATAAGATGGATACCCTGGCGGGTATCTTCGGTATTGGTCAGCATCCGAAAGGCGACAAAGACCCGTTTGCACTGCGCCGCGCCGCGCTGGGCGTGCTACGCATCATCGTTGAGAAGAACCTCGCTCTTGATCTGCAAACGCTGACCGAAGAGGCGGTGCGTCTGTATGGCGACAAGCTGACCAACGCCAACGTCGTCGATGACGTTATCGACTTTATGCTGGGTCGCTTCCGCGCCTGGTATCAGGATGAAGGTTATACGGTTGATACCATCCAGGCGGTACTGGCGCGTCGTCCGACTCGTCCGGCAGATTTTGATGCCCGCATGAAGGCGGTGTCTCACTTCCGTACCCTGGACGCAGCCTCCGCGCTGGCGGCGGCGAATAAGCGTGTCTCCAACATCCTGGCGAAGTCTGACGAAACGTTGAATGACATCGTTCACGCTTCCGTACTGAAAGAAGCGGCGGAAATCGAGTTGGCCAGACATCTGGTTGTACTGCGTGATAAGCTTCAGCCGTACTTTGCCGATGGCCGTTATCAGGAAGCGTTGATTGAGCTGGCCGCTCTGCGCGCGCCAGTGGATGAATTCTTCGAAAATGTAATGGTTAACGCGGAAGAGAAAGATGTCCGTATCAACCGTCTGACGCTGTTGTCGAAACTACGCGAACTGTTCCTGCAGGTAGCGGATATTTCGTTACTGCAATAA
- the SBOV37291 gene encoding putative exported protein encodes MSKSSWLLLLGLCVSGSALATSSESAFLAQHGLAGKTVEQMVDTIDQTPQSRPLPYSASITSTELKLSDGEQIYTLPLGNKFYLSFAPYEWRTHPCFNHSLSGCQGEMPNKPFTVKVTDSKGAVIVQKEMQSYRNGFIGVWLPRNMEGTLEVSYNGKTASHAIATKDDSQTCLTELQLL; translated from the coding sequence ATGTCGAAATCATCATGGTTATTACTTTTGGGTTTATGCGTCAGCGGCTCCGCGCTTGCGACATCCTCAGAATCCGCTTTTCTGGCGCAACACGGGCTGGCAGGAAAAACGGTTGAGCAGATGGTGGATACTATTGATCAGACGCCGCAGAGCCGTCCTTTGCCTTACTCTGCGTCGATTACCAGTACCGAGCTCAAATTATCTGACGGAGAGCAGATTTATACGCTGCCGTTAGGCAACAAATTCTATCTCTCTTTTGCGCCCTATGAGTGGCGGACACACCCCTGCTTTAACCACAGCCTTTCCGGCTGTCAGGGAGAAATGCCGAATAAACCGTTCACTGTAAAAGTGACAGATAGTAAAGGCGCTGTCATCGTACAAAAAGAGATGCAAAGCTATCGAAACGGATTTATCGGTGTCTGGCTACCGCGCAATATGGAGGGGACGCTCGAAGTAAGCTACAACGGCAAAACGGCATCACATGCCATTGCCACCAAAGATGACAGCCAGACCTGCCTGACAGAATTACAGTTGCTTTAA